Proteins encoded together in one Pseudomonadota bacterium window:
- the crtI gene encoding phytoene desaturase family protein → MSTITTNNNSERKKAIVIGSGIGGIACGIRLQSLGFDTTIVEKLDAPGGRAYVRKAEGFTFDMGPTVLTVPYFIEELFSLERDCAALGDPDFPPEIMGDNQRITIGVSGGPNTSKYVEIIPVLPFYRVYFDDGTYFDYDADPDNLREQIRKLAPEDLEGYEEFHKAARAIFDRGFIELGYTYFGNVGAMLKVAPDLVKLKAVQPLFSLVKKFFKSDKMRQVFSFEPLLVGGNPLKVPAIYAMIHFVERTWGVHFAMGGTGALVNGLVRKFEELGGTLRLNAEVERIDVEKVDGKRTATGVALKSGDVLNADLVVSNGDYASTYLNLVDKKHRKINRDALVKFRKQSMSIMVIYFGYKKADGDPDLRHHNIILGPRYEELLTDIFDRKILGPDFSQYLHIPTLTDPSLAPEGHHAAYTLVPVPNNQSDLDWDEIGEEFCETVLRFLDERGHIPNLRERLVYKSFVTPNYFQQTLNSHMGNGFGVEPVLTQTAFFRPHNRSEDITNLYLVGQGTQPGGGTPSVMMSAKMTAREVAKDFDVPDTIVNGSPRGIDGEEVPPIAAE, encoded by the coding sequence GTGAGCACAATAACGACCAACAACAATAGCGAACGCAAAAAGGCCATCGTTATCGGTTCGGGCATTGGTGGCATTGCCTGTGGCATAAGACTGCAAAGCCTTGGCTTTGATACAACCATCGTCGAAAAGCTCGATGCGCCAGGCGGTCGCGCCTATGTCCGTAAGGCTGAGGGCTTCACTTTCGATATGGGCCCGACGGTGCTTACCGTACCCTATTTTATCGAAGAACTGTTTTCGCTTGAACGGGATTGCGCTGCCCTCGGTGATCCCGACTTCCCACCAGAGATTATGGGCGATAATCAGCGCATCACCATTGGTGTCAGTGGCGGGCCGAATACCAGCAAATATGTCGAAATCATCCCGGTGCTGCCTTTTTACCGGGTGTATTTCGATGATGGCACCTATTTTGATTATGACGCCGACCCGGACAATCTGCGCGAGCAAATCCGGAAGCTCGCCCCGGAAGACCTTGAGGGCTATGAAGAATTCCACAAGGCGGCGCGCGCTATTTTTGATCGCGGCTTTATCGAGCTTGGCTATACCTATTTCGGCAATGTCGGTGCGATGCTCAAAGTGGCGCCCGATCTGGTGAAGCTGAAGGCAGTGCAACCACTGTTCAGCCTGGTGAAGAAGTTTTTCAAATCCGACAAGATGCGCCAGGTGTTCAGCTTTGAACCGCTACTGGTCGGCGGCAATCCGCTCAAAGTGCCTGCCATTTATGCAATGATCCATTTTGTCGAGCGCACCTGGGGCGTGCATTTCGCCATGGGCGGCACCGGCGCGCTGGTTAACGGACTGGTCCGCAAGTTCGAGGAGCTTGGCGGCACATTGCGGCTTAACGCCGAGGTCGAGCGCATTGATGTCGAAAAGGTAGATGGCAAGCGCACCGCGACTGGTGTGGCCTTGAAGTCGGGTGATGTTCTCAATGCCGATCTGGTGGTGTCCAATGGCGATTATGCCAGCACCTATCTCAACCTGGTCGACAAGAAGCACCGCAAGATCAACCGCGATGCGCTGGTCAAATTCCGCAAGCAGAGCATGTCGATCATGGTCATATATTTCGGCTACAAGAAAGCCGATGGCGACCCGGATTTGCGGCACCACAATATCATTTTGGGGCCGCGCTATGAGGAGTTGCTGACCGATATTTTCGACCGCAAGATCCTTGGCCCTGACTTCTCGCAATATCTGCATATCCCGACACTGACCGACCCCAGCCTCGCGCCTGAGGGCCATCATGCCGCCTATACGCTGGTGCCAGTGCCTAATAATCAGAGCGATCTCGACTGGGACGAGATCGGCGAGGAATTCTGTGAGACGGTGCTGCGCTTCCTTGATGAACGCGGCCATATCCCCAATTTGCGTGAGCGGCTGGTCTATAAGAGCTTTGTCACGCCCAATTATTTCCAGCAGACGCTCAATTCGCATATGGGCAATGGCTTTGGGGTTGAGCCGGTGCTGACCCAGACGGCATTCTTCCGACCGCACAACCGCAGCGAAGACATCACCAATCTCTATCTCGTCGGACAGGGCACCCAGCCGGGCGGCGGCACCCCGTCGGTGATG